The region ATGGTACTTTAGAACGTCTATTACTACCTTTTGGCCTGCATCATATGCTGACCATTCCAATTAATTACACTCAATTAGGAGGAACTTATGAGATACTATCAGGTGCTCAAGCCGGGACACAAGTATTTGGACAAGATCCCTTATGGCTAGCTTGGGCTACTGATTTGGTTAATTTAAAAGCAGATGGGGATTTAACTAAATACGGTGAGGTTTTAACTGGTTGGACACCAGCTCGTTTTAAAGTTGGCCAAATGATAGGTGCCTCAGGCATTTTAATGGGGTTAACAGCAGCTATGTATCGTAATGTTGATAAAGATAAGCGTCAGAAATATAAATCCATGTATTTATCAGCAGCCTTGGCAGTTTTCTTAACAGGGGTGACAGAACCGATTGAATTTATGTTCATGTTTGCCGCAGTTCCATTGTATGTTATTTATGCATTCATTCAGGGGTTGGCTTTTGCAATGGCTGATATTATTTCATTGAGAGTTCATTCTTTCGGCAATATTGAACTATTAACACGTACCCCATTAATTTTTAAAGCAGGACTTGGCATGGATCTTTTAAATTATATTTTAGCAGTCATAGGTTTTGGTATATTCACTTTCGTTATCAGTAATTTTTTAATTAAAAAATTTAACTATGCAACACCTGGACGCAATGGTAATTATGAGGTTGATATGTTGGATGAGAGTGAAGAGAATGCTAACCCGCAGTTGACGGAAAATCAGCAAGTTATAGATATTATTAATTTGTTAGGTGGGCGTGCCAATATTGTTGATGTCGATGCTTGCATGACACGTTTACGAGTGACAGTTAAGGAAAATACGTTAGTTGGGGATCAAACAAATTGGAAAAAAGCTGGAGCTATGGGATTGATTATGAAAGACAATGGTGTCCAAGCGGTATATGGACCTAAAGCCGATGTTTTGAAATCTGACATTCAAGATTTGTTAGAATCAGGTGTAGAAATTCCTATATCTGATTTTAAGACGACTCCCTCATTAAGTAAACAAGAGTCTAGTAAAATGACTAATGAGCGTATTATCACAACTGAATTAGTCACGATTGCAGCTGGAGAGGTAGTGCCCATTGAAGAAGTGACAGACCCAGTTTTCTCACAAAAAATGATGGGAGATGGTTTTGCAGTAAATCCTACAAATGGGCTGATTTATTCACCTGTTAATGGTGTCATTACAACTATATTCCCAACTAAACATGCGTTAGGAATTATTACAAAAGAAGGTCTAGAAATTTTAATTCATATTGGTTTAGACACGGTTGATATGAAAACACCAGCTTTTGAGGTTTTTGTGACAGAAGGACAAGAGGTGACCGCAGGACAAGCGATAGTAGAAGCCAATATAGCAGCTATGCGCTCAGAAGGGAAAGCAACAACTGTAATTGCTGTTTTCACAAATGGTAATATTATCAAAGAGTATCAACTAATTACAACAGGCTATCAGACAGAGCAAACACCAATTGGTTACGTAAAAGTATAAACTAAACTATCAGATAAGCGTTCAAGTGAAATAGGACTTGATCGCTTATTTTTAAAATTAAGGAGACTCAAAAATGAAAGTTTTAACATTAAATTGTCATAGTTGGATGGAAAAAAATGCCCTAGAGAAACTGGAACAGTTAGTTTTAACTATAGAGAGAGAACAATTTGATATTATTGCACTACAAGAAGTAAACCAACTGATCACTACTAAGGCAGCGACTTTAGATGATTATTTTCAACCATTGATTTCCCACCAACCTATTGTTCACCAAGATAACTTTGCTTTAAAAGTCGTTGAAAAATTAAAAAAATTAGGTGTTAATTATTATTGGTCTTGGAATGTCAGCCATCTAGGATATGATCGTTATCATGAAGGCGCTGCGCTTCTTTCTAAAAATCCTATTCAGCCAGATGATTTTTTAGTATCTAAGGTAAGTGATATAGATGATTTTCATACTAGACGTATATTAAAAGGACGGACAGTATTGGGCGAGACAGAACTGGTTGTATTTAGTTGTCACTATTCTTGGTGGTTAGGAAATCAGCAAGAAGAAGGTTTTTATTATGAATGGAACCAAACAATCGAAAAAATGACGAGGATGGCGTCACCGTTATTATTATTGGGTGATTTTAATAATCCAGCAGACAATTGTGGAGAAGGATATGATTATTTAAAAAGAACTAAACCTGAGTTGCAAGATGTTTTTAAAGTAGCGAAAAATAAAACTGGAGAACATACAGTTTCTAAAGCAATCGATGGTTGGAGTGAAAATACTCAAAATTTACGTTTAGATTATGGATTTATTTCATCAGAATTTCATGTGGAGGAGTATCGGGTGGTTTTTGATGGGAAACAGACGCCAATTATAAGTGATCATTTTGGAATAGTGTTGACTTTATCATTAAAATAAAAAAAACAGTGGTGATTGCCACTGTTTTTTTTAATAGATACCGACGTTTTTTAGATAATTGTAGCTATTTTCACGAAATGATTGTATTTGCCAACTAACTTAGTTATAATTTTAATTGATAATGATTATCAATATCAATTAAAAGAGTGGAGAGGTTAGTGATGACACAAGCAGATATTTACGATGTTACAATTATTGGTGGTGGACCTGCAGGTCTGTTTAGTACTTTTTATAGTGGGTTACGTGAAATGAAGACTAAAATTGTTGAAGCCAGTCCTCAACTTGGCGGAAAATTAAACGTATATACAGAGAAAATCATTTGGGATATAGGAGCCTTACCACCTAGCCCAGCTGGGAAAGTCATTGAACATTTAGTTGAACAGGCCAAAGTTTTCAATCCAACAATTTTAACAAATACCAAAATCATTTCAATTGACCGAGGAACACAAGATCTATTCATTTTGACTGCAGAAAACGGAGATAAACATTTTACTAAAGCAATTATGTTGGCGACTGGTTATGGTATTTTAAATCCTCGGAAACTAGCTATTGAAGGTGCTGAGAAATATGAAGTGAGTAACTTAAGCTATACCATTCAAGGTCTGGAAAAAATGCGGGATAAAATAGTTGTCATATCTGGTGGCGGTGATTCAGCAATTGATTGGGCTAATCTATTGGAACCAATCGCAAAGCAAGTTCATTTGATTTATCGTCAAGGGGAACTTAAAGGACATGAGTCAGAAGTGACACGTTTAAATAATAATTCTGTTATGTTACATTTAGATAGTGAAATAATAGAGCTGACTGCTAATGAAGACGGTGATAAAATTACGAAGGTAATAATCAAACAAAAGGATACACTTGTTGAACAAACTATTTTAGTAGATGAAGTGGTTATCAACCATGGATTTGAAAGTGAACACGAATTATTTGAAAATAGTTCGGTGGGATTAGAAAAAATAGAAACGCATTACGTGGCAGCGAATTCTTATGGCGAAACGCAAGTCAAAGGAATATATGCGGCTGGAGATATTGTCAGTTATGATGGGAAAGTTCATTTAATCGCCGGAGCTTTTCACGATGCGGTAAATGCGGTGAATCAAATTAAAATGTATATAGAACCGTCTGCATTTAATAGAGCACGTGTTTCTTCTCACAATGATAAATTTTCCGATAAGAATCAAGAACTGGTGAAAATTTTTTTTGCTTAAATTATTTAATTAATAGAAAATAAAATATAGATTAAGGGAGCTAAAAAGATGGTTGGTAAAAAATTAGCATTAGCAGTTGGGACTTTAATACTAAGTTTAGGGTTAATAGGATGTCGAAATACCGAAAATACAAAAAACGGAGCAAGTGATCAGCCAAAAAAAGTAGAGCAAGTAAAAGTAATAAAAACTGAGATGGGTGAGGTAACGGTACCAGAAAAACCAGCACGTGTTCTTGTTAATTGGTATGTTGGTGATGTGACAACATTAGGTGTCAAACCTGTGGCTTATTCTGGTTGGGCTCAGGAAACAATGCCTTTTTATGAAGAAATAAAAGATATTCCTGTTATCAAAAAATGGGAGAAAGAAGAAATAATGTCATACAAACCAGATGTTATCATAACTTATAGTCCAGAAGATTTTGAAAAATATTCTAAAATTGCGCCTGTTGTAGTTGTTTCAGAAGGAACGGACTCCCCTTTGGAAAGACTGAAATTTTTAGGTCATGTTTTAGGTCGTGAAAAGGAAGCCGAAACAGCAATCACAACTTTTGAGACTAAACTAGCATCTGCTAAAAAACAATTTTCGACAGATGTTTTTAAAGATAAGACTTTTAGTATTTCACAAGATTGGCCTGGCCCTTCAAGTAGCGTTTTTTATGAAACAGCTTCTCGTGGCGGCACACTCCTATATGATTATATAGGCTTGAAAAAACCAGAAAAATTAATAGAGTTAGTCACAAAAACAGGTGAAACTAGAGGGGCATTGTCTTATGAAGTAGCTGCCGATTATTTTGGAGATTATGCTATTTGGTTTACCCCAGAAGAAAAAGAATCTGAATTTGAAAAGACAGCGATTTGGAAAAATATTCCCGCTGTAAAAAATGAGCGAGTAATTACTATTTCAAGTAACTATACAGGTTTATTTTATTATTCTGATGTTGCAAGTTTAACGGCTCAGATTGATTTTGCCTTAAAGAATATCGTACCTGTTGTCTCATAAGCAGAATTAAGTAACTGTTTTAATAAATAGCAGAACTAATATGTTATCTAGTTCTGCTATTCAGTTAGCACAGTATGGCGTGCTTATTTTATTGAAGAAGGTGATGACTATGACCCATAATCAAAGGGTTGACAAAAAAGGATCATATTATTTTAGACGTTATATGATTTTAGGTAGTATTTTATTATTAATCAGTACTCTTTCCTCTTTAGCTTTAGGAGCTGCAGAGATAGAATTAGGAAGTGCTTGGCAAGCATTGTTTCATTTTGATGCCAGCCAAACGCATCATCAAATTATTTGGAGCCTGAGATTTCCTCGAACACTTGCTGATATTATAGTCGGAGCTAGTTTAGCAGTTTGTGGTGCTTTAATGCAAGGTACTACTCGAAACCCTTTAGCTGATTCAGGATTGATGGGAATCAGTTCTGGTGCAGGATTTGCTATAGCTTTGTCGCTAGCTTTTTATCCTCAAAGAAGTTATGGAGAATCTATCTTATTTGCTTGCTTAGGAGCGGGTGTCACCACAGGCTTGACTTACTTTATTGCAATAGTTGGGAAACGTGGTTTAACACCACAGCGTTTAGTTTTAGCAGGAATGTCTATTTCGATGCTCTTTGGCGCTTTTAGTTCTTATTTATCAATTCGCTATCACTTAGCTCAATCGCTTGCTTACTGGTCTGCTGGAGGGACAGCAGGAGCTAGTTGGTCTGAATTGATGATAATTTCACCTTTATTTTTGTTAGGAATACTAGGTGCAATCATAATATCCCCTAATATTACAATGTTAAGTTTAGGCGAAGAAGTTGCCTTAGGATTAGGTTTAAATGCTAGAGTAGTTAAAGGCGTGACAACATTAATAGTCTTAGTTTTAACAGGCTTGTCAGTTATTTTGGTCGGTCCAATCGGATTTGTCGGTTTAATAGTCCCACACTTAGTTCGTTATTTGGTAGGAGTAGATTATCGTTATATAATACCTGCTAGTATTATATACGGAGCGTTACTTACGGTAATAGCTGACTTAATTGGAAGATTAGTTAATCGACCTTTTGAAACCCCAATCGGTATTATCTTTTCATTAATTGGCGTACCATTTTTCTTATATTTAGTCCGGAAGCAAGGGAGAGAATTTGAAGCATGAAAATGACCAAATTGTATCAAAAACAAAAGAATGTTCTTATTCTTCTGGGTATTCTGATGATTATAATTGCGCTAATTGGAACCAACACAGGTAAAATGGGCGTAACGCCACAGGAAGTTTGGCAAACTTTTCTAGGTAAAGGGACAAAGCAACAAGAAATGATTATTTATGATTTCCGGCTGCCCCGTATTTTTTTAGCCACACTAGTAGGTATTGGAATGGGAGTCTCAGGGAGTATCATGCAGAGTCTTCTAAAAAATGATATGGCTAGCCCGGGGACTTTAGGGATTAGTTCAGGATCAGGGTTATTTGTTTTAGTATATATCGCTTGGTTTTCTAACGATAGTGGGCTATCGCCTTATGCGATTCCTTTACTAGCCTTTATTGGCGGCTTGATTTCTGCGTTATTTATTTTTTTGCTCGCTTTTAAAAAAGGCAAGTTATGTTCCCCAACCAATTTGATATTGACAGGTGTTGCAGTAGGGAGTGGTTACAGCGCATTGAGTATGTTTATCACGTTAAGGTTAGAAGATCGTCAAATGGATTTCATGCAAAAATGGCAGGCAGGCAATCTTTGGGGCGATGATTGGCGTTATATTAAAATTCTATTTCCGATTATTATTATATTGTTGATATGGACTTTGTATAAAGCTAAGGTATTAAATGCAATCCATTTAGGTGATGAAACAGCTATTGGTTTAGGAGTATCTGTTAGACAAGAGTTTTTCAAATTATCATTAAGTGCTATCGCTTTATCATCAGCTAGTGTTGCGCTGGGAGGTAACTTCTTTTTTGTAGGATTGATTGCCCCACACATGGCACGAAAGTTAGTAGGTAGTAACCATCGAATTTATCTGCCTGCAGCTGCAATGTTGGGTGGCTTGATTATTTTAGTCGCAGATACTTTGACACATATGATTAGTTTTGGCTCGGATATGCCAACAGGTTTAGTTATTACGATTATTAGTACACCGTACTTTTTATATCTTTTAACAAAAACAGATTAGGAGGAATTATGAAAAGAATTGAGATTAATGATGTGACGATTGGCTATGACACTAGTGTCATTGTAAAAGAGCTAACTGCAAGTATTGGAGCAGAAAAAATAACTTCGATTATAGGTCCAAATGGCTGCGGCAAATCAACTATTTTAAAAACGATTGGTCGTGTCATGAAACCACAAGAAGGGAGTATTTATTTGAATGGTGAAGACATTCATAAAATGCCAACGAAAGAATTAGCCAAAAAAATGGCGATCTTACCCCAAACCCCTAGTGCTCCAAGTGGCTTGACGGTATATGAGTTAGTTGCTTATGGTCGTTTTCCTTATCAGAAAGGTTTTGGCAAACTGACAAATGAAGATAAAGAGATGATTGAATGGGCGTTAGATGTCACAAAATTAACACTTTTTTCGCTTAGAGAGATAGATAGCCTATCTGGCGGGCAGCGACAACGCGTATGGATTGCAATGGCTTTGGCCCAGCAGACGGAACTAATTTTACTGGATGAGCCAACCACTTACCTTGATCTAGCACATCAGTTAGAAATCTTAGAGCTATTAGCAGAGTTAAATATTTCGGCTAAAACCACGATTGTCATGGTCTTACATGACTTGAATCTTGCCGCACGTTTTTCAGATTATTTAATTGCTGTTAGATCAGGTAGTGTTATCGCAAGTGGTGAAGTGAGTGATGTGATGACACCAGAAGTATTGGAAGAAGTTTTTCAAATTAAGGCAGATATCGTAATTGAACCACATACTAAACGACCAGTGTGTTTGACTTACAATTTAATTAAATAATAAGTAAAAACGACTAACTATCATAAGGGGAGTCGTTTTTTATAAATTTTAGTGGTAATAGTAAGATAATGTCGTTAAATTATTTTTTTATTAGTCAAAAAAATAAAATATTATTTTGTGAGTAATCGGGAATATGATATATTATAATAGGTTACTTATTTGTAGCTTGGTATGCTAATTAAAAGTATTAGCTCAAAAGGAGATAGATAGATAAATGTTATTTGGAAGACTTATGATTTTAATAGTGATGATTTTGCTGACTGCTTTTTTTGTGGCAGCGGAGTTTGGACTTGTTAAGATCAGAAAAAGTCGCTTAGAGTCACTTGAACAAGAAGGCAACAAAAAAGCGACATTAGCGTTACATATCATTAAGCACTTAGATGAATACTTAAGTGCCTGTCAATTAGGAATTACCCTGACATCCTTGGCAATTGGTTGGTTAGGTGAGAGTACGATGAGCGAACTGATTGCGCCGTTGTTGAATTATATCCCGTTACCAGCATCAGCGATGCAAGTGATATCTTTGGTATTATCATTTTTATTAATTACATTTGTTCATGTCGTAATAGGTGAATTAATACCGAAATCATTTAGTATTACTAAAACTGAAATGGTAGTTTTAGCTATAGTGAAGCCATTGCACTATTTTTATAAAATTACCTTTCCATTCATTTGGTTACTAAATTCATCTGCTAATGGTATTGGTAAACTATTTGGTCTAACTCTAACAGGCGAGGGTGAGGAGACACATTCTGAGGAAGAATTGCGCTTAATTGCAAATCAAAGTTTTATCCATGGCGAAATTAATCAAGATGAGTATGAATTTTTGAATAATGTCTTTGAATTTGATGAACTTATTGCAAAACAAATTATGGTAACACGCTTAGATATGGAGACGATTGATGAAGGTGTAACTGTAGCAGAGGCGCTGCAATTTGCAATTAAGAAGGGACACAGTCGTTTTCCTGTCATTAGAAAAACAAAAGATGATGTCATTGGTTATGTGACGATTCAAGAGTTAATTAAGGCATATATGAAAGATGATAGAACGAATATTAACACATTATTGAAAGAACCAATTATTGTGATTGAATCCATGCCAGTGAAATCCTTATTAACAGAGATGCAAAAAGAACATAAGCATTTTGCTATTCTTTCAGATGAGTATGGGGGGACAAGTGGTTTAGTTACTATTGAAGATATTTTAGAAGAAATTGTTGGTGATATCCAAGATGAACAAGATCGCGAAGAAGCAATGATTATTCAAATTCGTGATAAAGAGTACATTGTTAAAGGGAAAATTGCTTTAAATGATGTATCTGACAAGTTTAATGTCGCTTTCCCTGATGATTTAGATAGTAATAGCTTAGGTGGTTTTATCATTGACACTTATCAAAGAGATGTTGAAAAAGGTTTCACGTTTGACTATGAAGGTTTAAGGATGAAGGTAATGTCAATGGATAAAGTTAATATTAGCCGCATTAAAATTATTGATAAAAGAGCAGAAATTATCGAAGATAATCTGGAATTATCTGATAAAAAAACGACTTAATCATATGATTAGGTCGTTTTTTTTATCAAAATAAATGTTACAAATATTAAATAATGTATATTTAATTTATTAATTAGGTTATTTATGATAGAATATTGCATACTACATAGTATTAAATTTAGCTACTAAATAAATAGTAGCTGTGGAATTAGAACTAGTTACTACAGCTAATTAAAGATAGGGGTAATTAATATGTCCGAGGGTAATAATGAGGCTAAACAGCAGCGTAATTTTTTGATAACACCCAAAAAAACATTAAAGCATCCAATGTCTGAGATGGACATTATCTCATGGATTGAAAATTATGGAGAAAATAACCATAGAGAAATTGAGATTATAACTAGTCAGCATCCAATTACATTTACGATGGAAGAAATTAAATATCGAGCAGATATTGTTTTTATTAAAGAAAAAGCAACCTTAAAATGCAGTGAAATACCAAATAGATAAGGGGATAATGTCTAGTGGTGAGAAAATATTTTAATAGAGTAGTCACACCATAATCTCCTTATACTATTGGTGTAAGTCAAAAGAGATGATCGCTAAAAAGCATTCAAACAAGTTTTGAATGCTTTTTATGATTGTGTATAAGGCATTGACCTTTTACGGAACTTTTGCTATTTTTTATGAAGAAGGGAAGGGAAATTATGAATATCATTATTATTGGTGGCTCATTTGCGGGTGTCACAGCAGCAATAGCTGCAAGAAATAAATACCCAAAAGCTTCAATTATGCTAATTGAAAAAGAAACAGAAATCGGATTCATTCCGAGCGCCTTACCTTTACTTTTGAGTGGACATTTAAAAAATTTAGATGAAGCCAAATTTGTAAACGTTATCGAATTGACTGAGAAAAGAATAGATGTACAACTAGGAGCGCAAGTAGTCTCAATTTGTACTAGTAACAATTCAGTTACAGCAGTGACTGCAGTAGGTGTAACTGAGTGGTCTTATGATAAATTGATTTTAGCAACAGGTTCTTCCCAGGTAAAATCTCACATAGTAGGCATTGACAACATGGGTGTTATTAAATATAAAGATAAAAAATCTGCCCAAGAAGCATTGAAATTAGTAGATTCTGGAGAACATTTCACTATTATTGGTGGTGGCCAAGTTGGAATAGAAATGGCTAATGCTCTCAGTGTTCAGAATAAAAAAGTCAGTTTAGTAGAAAGCATGCCTAGTCTTTTATTAAAATATTTTGATGATGACATGCTCACTTCTTTGTATGGAGCAATGAGCAATCAGAGAATGACGTGTTATCTTAATGAGTCAGTTAAAGAAATTATAAAGACTGAGAAAGAAACAGTGGTTATTACCTCTAAAAGGCATATTAAATGTGACGGTGCCATTTTTGCGATAAATGTCACACCTAATATTAGTTACCTACCTAAAGATGTTACCTGTCATGAAGATGGTACTATCTGGGTTAACAATTACTTACAGACCTCTGTTAATAATATTTTTGCCATAGGTGATTGTATTCAAATTCCATATAGCTTATCGTCTGACTCCTTTTATATCCCGTTAACAAATAACGCAGTCCGTTCTGCTATTTTAGCAGTTGAGAATTTAGAAGTACGGTCAAAAGAATTTGTAGGAACTGTTAGAACAATTGGAACTCATGTCTTTGGTTATTATTTGGCTAGTTCGGGTATGACTGAGAGTGAAAGTGTTTTTTTTGAAGAAGCTATTCAAACAAAAGTAATGATTTTACCACTATCTTTGCTAGATAAAACTAAAACAGTCCAAATTAAATTAATTTATAGTCAAGAAAAACAGATAGTGTTAGGAGCACAACTTATCTCCCGAGAAAATATTTTGGAGAAAATTAATTTGTTATCTTTTGCGATCCAATCAGGGCACACGTTAAATGATTTAGTCCAAAAAGATTACTTCTTCAACCCATTATTTACACCGCTACTTGATATAACTAATCAAGTTGGTTGCTCAGAAAGCTAGGTGATTGTGATGAAGATCGAGGATTTTTTAGAAAAAAAAGAAATACAGCACCTCACGATTTTAAAAAAGATTGACGCCTTAGGAGGAACTGTTAGTCATATTGAATTGAGACAACATTTGAATCTAAATAAACCAACTTTAGACCGAGCCTTAGATGAGATAACTTTCTTTCTTAGAGAGTTTCGAGACAATTATTGCTTGACAGTTAATGAGGCATTAATTGTCATTGAAAGGCAGCCAAATTTCAGTATAGAAGCAATCTACTCTGTTTATTTAAAGCAATCGTTAAAGTACCAAATTTTAGATTATGCTTTTAAACACCGAGAATTTACGGTATTTAACATTATTCATGACTTAATGATTAGCGAATCGACCTTATTTAGAAAAACAAAAGAAATCAATTATCTGTTAAAAGAATTTAAAATACAATTAAAAAATGGGAATATTTTAGGTGAAGAATTACAAATTCGTTATTTTTATTTTTTAATGTATCAAGCAGCAACGCCCTATCATCAGCTTAGTGAAAAAGTATTAACGGAACATAATATGCGTTTAATCCAATCGCTAGAAAAAACATTGACCATGAAATTACCATCATATAGTTATACTAGGATAGGCTTATGGTTAATGATCAGTAAAAAAAGAATCAAATACACTAAAAAAGTCTATCGTAAAGTCAGAAAAAAAATGTTCTTATATGAAAGCGATTGGTTATATAAAAAAGTAAGGCAATTTGTTTTGTTATACACAAGTCGCTACTCTATTGAAGTAGTTGAAGAGGAGAGCATGCTTCATTTTATATTTGTTGCGAGCATGTCTATTTTTCATTATCAAGATTTTACCTCATATGATTTATTGAGAGGCCGACGAACACCTAATGCTATGATGGATACGATGTTGAGAGAAAGAATTTTATTGGAATATTTACCTCAAAAACCGACAATTAAAGTAGAACAACAAATCACTTATTATTTATCTCAAGCAAATTCTTTACTTTATTTTTTTGAAGGAGCTATCATTACATCAGAACAGTGGGATTTTAGGGAAAAAACTATCAATTTAAACCAAAAAATTACAATTGAATTGGTAGAAGAATTATTAGCAAAAGCCTTAGAAGCCTTTTCTAAGACACCAAATAGCTCAGATGATTTGCACTATCAACTTAAACACGATTATTTAAATATTCTAGCTATGATTGATTTTAAAATTGCCAAAGAGTTACGAATTGCGATTGAATTGGACATGATTGAAAGTCATGCGGAGATTTTGACACAATTGATAAAATTAGATTTAGCTAGTTTAATCGGAGTCAGTGTTGAAACATTTAGCACTAAAAAAAATTACGATCTTGTCATTACCAATACTTTGAAATATCATCGGCTAGAAGATGCCAAACAAATTGTAGTGATTTCTAATAGCTATTCTAAATACGATCGTCTTTTTTTAAAACAAAAAATTAATGATTTAAGACAATAAAAGATGGGAATCCCATCTTTTTTATTTTTATTAACGTTGATTATAAGTTTAAATTAATAAATAGTTTAAATTATTAATCAGTATAAATCTCTTTAAATAGGGATTCTAGTAAAAAACTGTCAAAAAAAATGACGAATAATAAAAAATTGACATTTTTAAGTTAAGGATTATGATTATGATAGGTCTATAGAAAGAAAGCGATTACAAAAATAAAAAAAGAGGGGTTTTAGATATGACAGATACTAAATATATTATGGCGATTGATCAGGGGACAACAAGTTCTCGCGCAATTATTTTTGACAAAAAAGGAAATAATGTTGGTAGTTCACAAAAAGAATTTACGCAGTATTTTCCCAACGATGGTTGGGTAGAACATAACGCTAATGAGATTTGGAATTCAGTTCAGTCTGTCATTGCCGGTTCACTTATTGAATCAGGTATTAAGCCTAGTGATATAGCTGGAATTGGTATTACTAACCAACGGGAAACAACAGTTGTCTGGGATAAAAAAACAGGTTTACCTATTCATAACGCCGTTGTATGGCAATCAAGACAATCCTCTGGTATTGCGAATCAATTGAAAGCCGATGGCTATGCCGATATGATTCATAAAAAAACGGGACTGATTATCGATGCCTATTTCTCAGCTACTAAAATTCGCTGGATTTTGGATAATGTTGAAGGGGCTCAAGAACGCGCCGAAAAAGGAGACTTATTATTTGGCACGATTGACACTTGGTTAGTATGGAAATTAACAGATGGTGCATCACATGTGACAGACTATTCAAATGCTAGTCGTACTATGATGTTTAATATTCATGATTTAGAATGGGATCAAGAAATTTTAGATTTAATGAATATTCCGAAAGTTATGTTACCAAAACCATGTTCTAATTCTGAGATATATGGTTATACTCAAAGTTTCCATTTCTATGGAAGTGAAGTCCCTATATCAGGTATGGCTGGAGATCAGCAAGCTGCTTTATTTGGTCAAATGGCATTCGAACCAGGCATGGTTAAAAATACTTATGGTACAGGCTCATTTATTGTAATGAATACAGGTGAAAAAGCTCAATTATCTCAAAATAATTTGTTGACGACAATTGGTTATGGCATTAACGGAAAAGTGTATTACGCTTTAGAAGGTAGTATCTTTGTGACAGGGTCTGCTATACAGTGGTTACGT is a window of Vagococcus intermedius DNA encoding:
- the glpK gene encoding glycerol kinase GlpK yields the protein MTDTKYIMAIDQGTTSSRAIIFDKKGNNVGSSQKEFTQYFPNDGWVEHNANEIWNSVQSVIAGSLIESGIKPSDIAGIGITNQRETTVVWDKKTGLPIHNAVVWQSRQSSGIANQLKADGYADMIHKKTGLIIDAYFSATKIRWILDNVEGAQERAEKGDLLFGTIDTWLVWKLTDGASHVTDYSNASRTMMFNIHDLEWDQEILDLMNIPKVMLPKPCSNSEIYGYTQSFHFYGSEVPISGMAGDQQAALFGQMAFEPGMVKNTYGTGSFIVMNTGEKAQLSQNNLLTTIGYGINGKVYYALEGSIFVTGSAIQWLRDGLKMIQSAAETEAIASESESNDEVFVVPAFTGLGAPYWDSAARGAIFGMTRGTTREDFVKATLQAIAYQARDVLDTMRTDTEIDIPLLKVDGGAANNDYLMQFQADILNTSVQRASNLETTALGAAFLAGLAVGFWRDLDEIKEFYEAGEIFEPKMSSEKRENLYSGWKQAVAATQAFKHTSI